The Candidatus Abyssobacteria bacterium SURF_5 nucleotide sequence GCGCCGCCTTTCCCTCGTAGTGGGAAGCATAATCCTTGCCACAGGGATAGGAATCCTCATCATGATCTGGCAGACCAGGCAAATAGAGGCGGCAAAAGGTGAACTTGAGCTCGTATTGGCAAACACCCTGGAACCCATCCTGATGGTGGACAATTCTTGCCGCCTCGTGTTCGCGAACGAACCCGCGCGAACGCTGTTAGGGCACCCAAAGGGAAAGAAATTCCGCAATCGCCCCCTGCTCTCCCTGATACAAAACGCCGAGAACCGAGAATTTTTCTCCAGGATGCTTTCAGGGGAAGATAAAGATACAGATATGGACGAGCTAATTACAAATTTTCCCGGTTTCCCTGATAAAGTTACGTTTCGGGCGGGCATGTTAAATGTTCGAACGGAAGTGGGACGCACCCTCGGAAAACTGCTCGTACTGCGGGATGTGACCCTGGAGAAACGGCTTGAGGACAAGAAGGTCTCTCAAACGATTCATGAATTGAAAGGGATGCTGGGGGAAATCAAGGGATATATCCGCCAGGTTCTGGAAACAATGGACGGCGATGCCGATCGAAAACAACGAGCTTTCCTCAACATCTGCCTCGAAAAGATCGAACGGTGCTACAGTACGGTGGCAACGATGGTCAAATCCATCGTGAGCGCGTTTAAACCGCAGTCGCTGGAGCTGAGGTTACGCCATTGCGATCTGGTCGACTTGATCCAAACAAATGTCAACGACATTCGCTCTTCTGTGGAAAAGGAAAAAGGGCGCGGGCCGAAAGTGACGCTGTCAACATCCGACAAGCTCCCCATGGTGTGCTGCGATTCGAATGCCATTTCGAGGGTTCTCATGAATCTTCTGCTGAACGCTGTGCAACATTGCCCCAATGGCACCGTAAATGTGTGTGTGGAGGATAAGGGCGAGGTGTTGCAGGTGCTGGTGAAAGACGAAGGCAGCGGAATTCAAAAAGAGGATCTCGAGCGAATTTTTGAGCCTCATGTCAGCTTCAGGAAAGGCGGCTCGGGCATGGGCCTCTCGATCTGCCGGGATTTCATCAGGGCTCACGGCGGAGAAATTTGGGCCGATTCCCGAGGCAAAGACAAAGGAAGCACGTTCAGCTTCTTTATACCAAAGTCAAAGCCCGCCGTTTTATCGTCAGACCGCCAGTTCGCGCACAAACTCGAATCCGCTTGCTGGCGTAAAGGGTATTATCCCGTCATTCTGGAGGATTTTCTCGCGGCCACGCGCAGAATCATTGAGTTAAACCCGAATGCCATCCTCCTGGACCTCGACATGGAGGATACGATTTCCGGCATGTCGCTGGCCTACCGATTGAGAAAGACCGGCGACACCGCCAAAATTCCCATTATCGCGTTTTCGGCAAACATCCCGGAGGCACGATTAGAATTGAGCAGATATGAAGAGCTATCGCTCGAATCGATCTTACCTCGTGACTTCAAGGAAGAAGAGCTCGATTCTGCAGTCGGCACTATCGAAGCTTTCTGGTACCTTGCACAGACTTTGTAATCCACCGGCTGGCGGTTACGAGATGCCCCACCCAGGGAGAGAGTGACGTGGCGGCAAAAGGAAATAGAATTCTCATAATCGATGACGAGCCCGATACCGTTCAGAAGATAGTGAATTATCTGAAGAACGAGGATTTTGATGTTACCGTGGCATACGACCGGCTCGAGGCGACTCGGTTGCTCCGGAAGATGCTGTACGACATCGTTTTCCTGGACTGGGTGTTGGAGAGAGAGATCGGACTCGAAGTCTTGAACGCGCTCCGCCAGGAGTTCCCGGGACTCGACATCGTGGTCCTGAGCGAGGCCGCCTCCCTCGAAATGGCGGTGCAAGCGGTGAGCCACGGCGCCTATGACATCGTGAAAAAGGCGCACGAAGATGGCAGCAATGAATGGAAGGTCCCCCCTCGCCTTCCCATCGTCCTGCATAATCTGCTGGCGCGTCGCCAGGAGCGTGAGCTTGTCAATCAGCAAATGGACGAACAATTCCGCATGATCGGCGAAAGCAACGCCATGCAGAGACTCCGCGAGGAAATCCGCCTCGTCGGTCCCAGCGATTACACTGTTCTCATCTGCGGAGAAAGCGGAACGGGCAAAGAACTGGTGGCCCGAAATATTTACCGGAACAGCTCCCGCCGCGACGCTCCTTTCGTCCCGGTAAACTGCAGCGCCCTGACCTCGACTTTGCTGGAATCGGAACTGTTTGGAATCGAAAAACGCGTGGCCACCCAGGTCGATCAGCGAAAGGGTAAGTTCGAGCTCGCGCATGGAGGCACTCTTTTTCTGGATGAGATCGGCGACCTCAGCTATGAGGCACAGGCAAAGCTTCTGCGCGTTTTAGAAGACAAGACGATAACCCGCGTCGGCGGCCAAAAAGAAATCAAAGTCGATGTTCGTATCCTTGCAGCAACAAACCGCGACATGGACGCCATGATCGCCGCCGGCAACTTTCGAGAGGACCTGCGATACCGCCTCTCCTACCGGATCAACTCCCCCCCACTGCGGGAACACAAAGAGGATATCCAACCCATAGCGGAGTACCTGCTGGAGCAAGCCTGCCGGGAACTGCACAAAAAACTTCTCACCATCGACGAAAAAGCTGTGGAACTTCTGAAAAACCATTCATGGCCGGGTAACGTGCGCCAGTTGAAAAACGTCCTGCAGTGGGCGGCAGTGCGGGTTGAGGATGTCATCACCGCCGACCTGCTCCAAAGAAACGAAGATTTGCAGTCAGCCCCCGCTGCAATGCCGAATTATGCGAGAATGACTCTGAAGGAGGCGCAACGGGCATTTGAACGCGACCTGATACTGAAGGTGTTGAATGAAAGTTCGTCCAATCGGGAGGCGGCCCAGAAACTGGGGCTGGATGAAGGCAATTTCTCCAAAAAATTGAAGGACCTCAATCTCAGGTGATGCGCACCCCCATTGAAAAGCTCCCTCTTCACCTGAATGAGAAATTCGGAGCCCAATTGTCCCGATCACAAGCTTCTTGTTGAAAGCACAATCGCGCTGCCTATTTTCAAGTAGAAACGCTTCTTTTCTTCCTTTCCTAAAGCCATGCTGTCCCCGATCTTTTTTCCGTCGTAATTGCTTGATTTGATTAATGTTATGAGTTAGGCATTTCGCCGCCGAAAGGCGCTTCCAGCCAATTTTATCCTTGAGGTCTTTTTGGCATACTCCTTGCCCAATCTATAAGTGCCTTACAAATAAGGGGGAAGAAATGACCGGGAAAAAAGCTGTTTCACCAGGATCCGAAGTAAAAAAGGTGCTTCTGATAGATGACGAGATCGAGAGCCTGAGAGAGATAATCCGATTTTTCGAAAACAACAACTGGAAAGTTTCAACCGCAATCGACGAGAAGGAAGCGATTTTGGAGTTGGAACGCGTGGATCCGTCTCTGGTTCTTCTCGATCTGGTTTTGGAGAAGGAAAGCGGATTTGAGGTGCTCACGCAGATCAAGAAAATGCATCCGGAAACCAGAGTGATAATACTCAGCAAATATTTCGATTATGAACTGGTAAAGCAGGCGATGAAGGCGGGCGCCATCGGTTTCGTGCAAAAGGGGGAATCAAACAGGTTGCCCTCCGCTTTCAGGAGTTTTCTAAGAGGACAACCACTTGAAAAAAGTCTTCAGCAGAGGCAATAAATGACATGCTAAGAAGTAAGAACATCGATTTCATGAATGATGATAATTTTGAAGACGCCTATCGGCGCGTCCTCAGGAAACACGGTTATCAATTCTTGCAGATCATCGGGCGGGGCGGAATGTCCCGTGTCGACGAAGCGCGTCATCTCGCGACGGGAAAATTGAGGGCCATCAAACATCTCGGTCCGAATCCCCCCATTGAAAAGATCGACCGCTTCAAAAGGATCCTGCGCCGGGAGACTGAGTACGCCTTTGATCACCCAAACGTGATGAAAGGCCTGGATCTCTTCGAGGAAAACGGCGACATTTTTTACGTTATGCCCCGAATGCAGCACAACCTCGAACATCTGTTGCTTGATGATGAGAAGTACAGCCTCGCGTTCCTCATGGACATAATCATTCAGGTTGTGGCCGGATTGAACTATCTCCATCAGAACCACATTATTCATCGCGACCTGAAGCCGTCCAACATCCTGTACGACGCGAACGGCAGCAACTCGATGTCGATCGTTATCTGTGACTTTGGATTGAGCCAGGACAAGGCCGCCAAACTGAAAACCGACCTGTCGCGCTTTTTCGGGAGAGGACGCCGCGCCGGCACAATGAACTATGCGGCCCCCGAACAGTTGCGCAAGGGCGGAAGATACGACAAACGGTGCGACATATACGCGCTCGGCCGCCTCTTGGACGAGTTAATCGCAAAGAAAATGAATGGCGCAAGCAAATTCATCAATACCTTCCAGCAGGACCGCCAGGTTCATGCGTTGTCCAAGAAGGTATACCTCTACAAGATGGACCGGCCTTATATCCTCGACGCGAGCAGTCGCAACCAATTGCCCTACTCGCTCAGCAGCCTCATCCTGAGATGCTTGCAGAAGAATCCGGATCGCAGACCTGCGGATGTCGTTCAAATTTTCTATGAGTTGACAAAAATCCAACAGGAAGTCCGTTCCGCGGCGGGAACCGAATTTTTGCAGAGGGAAGTGATGACGTACCGCCCGCGCCAGTAAGGGGGCAACGCAAGAGTAGTAGCCGCACCGTCCACCTAACCGGAAAAACCGTCCTCAATAAGGTTGCCCGCTACTACTAAGCGCTACAGACGGAGTCACCGAAAACATTCCATTCATTTTACATATCCGGAGTCCACGCCGGGGGCTTCCCGCGACGCCAGCCATGGTTTGACCTTTTACCCGCTTCCATGATAGCCTATTAACCTATTCGGTCGCAGTCGAAAGTTTTTTGACCGCCGGCGCCAGGTCCACATGGCAGGGGAAACAGGAGGAAAAAAGTTGGAGCAGGACAGCATCTCAAAGAAGGGCGAATCAACCATTGCAGTTCATGGCGGCGAGATCAGGTGGCGGGGATCGATCACAACTCCTCTCGTCCAGACCTCCACGTTCATCTTCAAAAATATGAACGAGGTCGCGCAGTACACGTCCGGCAAGAAAGCCCATTACGAGTACGGGAGATATGGGAATCCGACACAGGAGGCCGCCGAGACAAAGCTGGCGATGCTCGAGGGGGCTGAAACCTGCCTGCTGTTCGATTGCGGCATGAGCGCCATCAGCGCCACCCTGCTCGCTCTTTTGAAAACAGGCGATCACATCATTCTTACCGATGACGCGTACAAGCAGACGCTCAATTTCGCGGAGAATTTCCTTCCTCGCTACGGCGTCGAAGTAACAGTCATTCCGATGGGCGATTATGAAATGATGGAATCGGCCATCAAGAAGAATACCGCGCTTATCTTTTCTGAATCCCCAACCAACCCGTACCTAAACATCGCCGACATGGCCAAAGTTGTCGAACTGGGGCGAAAATATAAAGCAGTAACCGCCATCGACAGCACCTTCGGCGCCCCCTACAATCAGAAGCCGCTCGAATGGGGCATCGATATCGTCATCCACAGCGGCACCAAGTTCCTCGGCGGCCATAATGACGTGCTCTCCGGAGCCGTGATGACCAGTCGTAAATTCTACGAGAAAATAAAGCTGTTCCAAAAAATGGCGGGTGGCATTACCGACCCGAACTCCTGTTATCTCTTGTTGCGCGGGCTCAAGACGTTCTCGCTCAGGATGGAGCGTGCGAATACGACTGCAATGACCGTCGCAACATACCTTGAGGCGCATCCCAAAGTGAAGCGGGTATATTACCCGGGTCTACCGAGCCACCGCCATCATGAGTTGGCGAAAAAGCAAATGAAAGGCTTTGGCGGTGTGGTCACGTTTGAAGTGAACGGCAACCTGGAACAGACGCTGCATTTCCTCGACTCTCTCAAGCTGTGCCTGATCGCTCCAAGCCTCGGAGGGCCCGAATCGCTGATCACGCATCCCGCCACGATAACCTATTACTCGCTGACGCGCGAGGAACGTCTGGATATCGGGGTGCTTGACGAGTTGGTGCGACTGGCGGTCGGTTTTGAGGATCCGGAAGATATCATGGCCGATCTGGACCAGGCGCTCAACTCAATGTAGAATTTTCAGTCGCTGCCGCGCCCTTTTTGTTGCCAATAACAGCTCTGCCTCTCGCAAGGAGAAAGCAGATGTCCACCCCGGAACACCGCGCAGACAGGCTCGATGAAGCTGTCAAGCTAATCGGCGATTGGACCGAGAAGAACCGCACCCACCCAAAATCCGCAGAACTTCGAGAATGGCTCAAGCAGAAAGAAAATGGCATCGAGCCCCAGCCGTTCATGGAGCTGTTCACCTGGATCGGTCTCCAGCAAGAGCTTCGCCCGCTGGGTTTGGCTCTCCTGGACTGTTTGCGCGAAATGCGATTGGTCGATCTCATCCAGATCGCAGGCCGGCGCATGATTTTCCTGCTTGTGGGCATCGTGATGGCAAAACTGAACAGGACCAGTCTCAGGGGCAATATTCTGGACCCTGAGATCGCCGTTCAGTCTCTTGCCCACACCGCAAAGACACTCAAAACCGAAGTCACGTTTTCCTGCGTCCCCGATATTTCAGCTTTTGCCGAAAGCTACGGCTGCGACATCAAGATACCGGAAAACAGCATCGCAATGGTCACGCGTCATTCCGTAAGAACACGGGATGATTTGAAGCGGCTGGAGGATGCGGGCCCGCAATGGCATGATCGGCTCTTAAATAACTTCAAGGTGCTTGGCGGAATGGCGGAACGTTTCACCACATTCAAATTAGCTTTAGGAGGCGGTCCCTTCTCGATGGCCGCCGTTCTTGCCGGCGTCGAGGATCTCGCCAGAAAAACGATCAGGGATCCGGAATTCGTGGAGCGGCTGATTGATTTCTGCACGGAGATTTCCATTCTCGCCTGCAGGGGACTGGTGGCAGCCGGCGCCGATATCATTTATCTTGGTGATCCTACCAGCGGGCTTTTATCCAGAAAACAATATGAACGATTCGCGGCGCCTTATATAAAAAGAGTCGTCGACGCAGTCGATTGCCGGTTCGTCCTGCACATCTGCGGCAAGAGCAGCCACATCATTACCCCCATGTGCGCGACCGGAGTGCAGGGAATCAGTCTTGATAACGTCGTGGATATGCCCTCTATCGCGCCGCTCGTTCCTCCCGATGTCGCCATTCTCGGCAACCTGGATCCGGTCGGTCCGCTTCTGACTGGGTCGCCGGCGGAAGCCGCGCGAGTAACCAGAGATGTTCTCGAAAGCATGCGCCACGTGCCGAATTACATGTTTTCCGCCGGCTGTGAGGTAGCGCTGGAGACACCGCTGGAAAACATTCAGGCGATGATCGAGACGGTCAAGAGTTTCCGGTAAGAGGAAAGAGGGCGCTTGAATCTATCCGGTGTTCCGAGTCAACCCTGTTCCGATGTTCGAAAATCAGCTCGATGGTATTCGACATCCCGAGCTGAGCGAAGATTGCGTCCAGTTCATCGGGATTGGCAGGATCGCCAGCCGGTATCCCTCGTCTTCGGGATTCACATCCACGTCAAGGACAAACGGGCGACCGCACTGAAT carries:
- a CDS encoding response regulator; translated protein: MTGKKAVSPGSEVKKVLLIDDEIESLREIIRFFENNNWKVSTAIDEKEAILELERVDPSLVLLDLVLEKESGFEVLTQIKKMHPETRVIILSKYFDYELVKQAMKAGAIGFVQKGESNRLPSAFRSFLRGQPLEKSLQQRQ
- a CDS encoding serine/threonine protein kinase, with translation MLRSKNIDFMNDDNFEDAYRRVLRKHGYQFLQIIGRGGMSRVDEARHLATGKLRAIKHLGPNPPIEKIDRFKRILRRETEYAFDHPNVMKGLDLFEENGDIFYVMPRMQHNLEHLLLDDEKYSLAFLMDIIIQVVAGLNYLHQNHIIHRDLKPSNILYDANGSNSMSIVICDFGLSQDKAAKLKTDLSRFFGRGRRAGTMNYAAPEQLRKGGRYDKRCDIYALGRLLDELIAKKMNGASKFINTFQQDRQVHALSKKVYLYKMDRPYILDASSRNQLPYSLSSLILRCLQKNPDRRPADVVQIFYELTKIQQEVRSAAGTEFLQREVMTYRPRQ
- a CDS encoding aminotransferase class I/II-fold pyridoxal phosphate-dependent enzyme, producing MAGETGGKKLEQDSISKKGESTIAVHGGEIRWRGSITTPLVQTSTFIFKNMNEVAQYTSGKKAHYEYGRYGNPTQEAAETKLAMLEGAETCLLFDCGMSAISATLLALLKTGDHIILTDDAYKQTLNFAENFLPRYGVEVTVIPMGDYEMMESAIKKNTALIFSESPTNPYLNIADMAKVVELGRKYKAVTAIDSTFGAPYNQKPLEWGIDIVIHSGTKFLGGHNDVLSGAVMTSRKFYEKIKLFQKMAGGITDPNSCYLLLRGLKTFSLRMERANTTAMTVATYLEAHPKVKRVYYPGLPSHRHHELAKKQMKGFGGVVTFEVNGNLEQTLHFLDSLKLCLIAPSLGGPESLITHPATITYYSLTREERLDIGVLDELVRLAVGFEDPEDIMADLDQALNSM
- a CDS encoding response regulator, translated to MRNSFAKVVPSRLMVVGLGTTLVVLCLAAILMLLPGLIGRERLADRLVEGLQSMSTLEGDFPLDNLDRILYSIYQSNKANRNLSYLRFVDVGDGSIFTYDDKGVRKPAGRVQPEVWADLINKGKAANIESGQLDIFRLVSPEHSIGINLGIGPDVAQEIESQRRLSLVVGSIILATGIGILIMIWQTRQIEAAKGELELVLANTLEPILMVDNSCRLVFANEPARTLLGHPKGKKFRNRPLLSLIQNAENREFFSRMLSGEDKDTDMDELITNFPGFPDKVTFRAGMLNVRTEVGRTLGKLLVLRDVTLEKRLEDKKVSQTIHELKGMLGEIKGYIRQVLETMDGDADRKQRAFLNICLEKIERCYSTVATMVKSIVSAFKPQSLELRLRHCDLVDLIQTNVNDIRSSVEKEKGRGPKVTLSTSDKLPMVCCDSNAISRVLMNLLLNAVQHCPNGTVNVCVEDKGEVLQVLVKDEGSGIQKEDLERIFEPHVSFRKGGSGMGLSICRDFIRAHGGEIWADSRGKDKGSTFSFFIPKSKPAVLSSDRQFAHKLESACWRKGYYPVILEDFLAATRRIIELNPNAILLDLDMEDTISGMSLAYRLRKTGDTAKIPIIAFSANIPEARLELSRYEELSLESILPRDFKEEELDSAVGTIEAFWYLAQTL
- a CDS encoding sigma-54-dependent Fis family transcriptional regulator, yielding MAAKGNRILIIDDEPDTVQKIVNYLKNEDFDVTVAYDRLEATRLLRKMLYDIVFLDWVLEREIGLEVLNALRQEFPGLDIVVLSEAASLEMAVQAVSHGAYDIVKKAHEDGSNEWKVPPRLPIVLHNLLARRQERELVNQQMDEQFRMIGESNAMQRLREEIRLVGPSDYTVLICGESGTGKELVARNIYRNSSRRDAPFVPVNCSALTSTLLESELFGIEKRVATQVDQRKGKFELAHGGTLFLDEIGDLSYEAQAKLLRVLEDKTITRVGGQKEIKVDVRILAATNRDMDAMIAAGNFREDLRYRLSYRINSPPLREHKEDIQPIAEYLLEQACRELHKKLLTIDEKAVELLKNHSWPGNVRQLKNVLQWAAVRVEDVITADLLQRNEDLQSAPAAMPNYARMTLKEAQRAFERDLILKVLNESSSNREAAQKLGLDEGNFSKKLKDLNLR